Proteins co-encoded in one Prunus persica cultivar Lovell chromosome G6, Prunus_persica_NCBIv2, whole genome shotgun sequence genomic window:
- the LOC18773712 gene encoding probable LRR receptor-like serine/threonine-protein kinase At3g47570, with the protein MEHSHTHGRHILLKFLHVFILLCMSTRLESAALPKSTSANNESDRLALLELKKRITKDPLHVMSSWNDSTDLCSWVGVTCNPSTKRVMILNLEDQQLAGSLPPSIGNLTHLTGINLNANNFTGEIPQETGRLHSLQHLNLSANSFGGKIPANISHCTQLRFLNLRSNQLIGSIPSQLSSLLSLTHLLLSLNNLTGSIPEWIGNLSSLNSLYLSNNNFQGSIPNELRRLTGLTELSLGLNNLSGMVPSSIYNMSSLSGFTVSNNQLHGELPPNLGITLPNLEQFYCGGNNFTGTIPASLSNASRLIGLDFSGNGLYGPLPAENLGRLQSLLWLNLEQNRLGSGKANDLNFISFLANCTSLEMLDLASNNFGGELPGSVSNLSTQLQYIVLGHNLIHGSIPNGIGNLVNLIFLGAGFNKLSGSVPDGIAKLHNLQELFLNGNKFSGPVPSFLGNLTSMTKLFMDDNGFEGSIPPSLGNCKRLQILDLSNNSLTGTIPKELVGLSFVAIYLKMSNNSLTGALPSEMGVLINLVQLDVSRNKLSGEIPKTIGSCILLENLHLEGNEFEGTIPQSLENLRGLEEIDFSYNNLSGQIPGFLGNFKFLKHLNLSHNDFEGELPKEGIFSNATEVSILGNDKLCGGIPELLLPACSSQKAHSSRGLLTRKVIIPVTCGLALIITLSCFIAARSMVKKSRGRPGILQSYKDWKLGVSYSELVHSTNGFSVDNLIGLGSFGSVYKGVVPSDGTTVAIKVFNLQQPGSFKSFLDECNALRSIRHRNLLKIITACSSIDNQGNDFRSLVFKYMANGSLDSWLHPRDDVQSQCKRLSLIQRLTIAIDVASALDYLHHHCETSIAHCDLKPSNVLLDEDMVAHVGDFGLARFLLEASNNPSESQSISTGLKGSIGYIPPEYGMGGQVSILGDIYSYGILLLEMFTGKRPTDDMFRDNLSIQQFTAKGLPDHAIDVADPSLLLERDDAEADDDRYGADDIQERPITRYRDHGPVQARRLEECLVSVMQIGLSCSAISQGERMRMDVVVNKMKTIRDSYLSLR; encoded by the exons ATGGAGCATTCACATACTCATGGTAGGCATATTTTGCTTAAATTCCTTCATGTGTTCATTCTTTTATGCATGAGCACACGTCTAGAATCTGCAGCACTACCCAAAAGTACTTCTGCAAATAACGAATCGGATCGTCTGGCACTGCTAGagttgaagaaaagaataactAAAGATCCTCTCCATGTCATGAGCTCGTGGAATGATTCCACCGATTTATGCAGTTGGGTGGGCGTGACATGCAACCCTTCCACCAAGAGAGTCATGATTTTGAATCTTGAAGATCAACAGTTGGCAGGCTCCTTACCACCTTCTATTGGAAATCTTACTCATCTTACCGGAATCAACCTGAATGCCAACAACTTCACTGGGGAAATTCCTCAAGAAACAGGTCGGCTACATAGCTTGCAACATCTCAACCTATCTGCCAATTCATTTGGTGGGAAAATTCCAGCTAATATATCTCACTGTACTCAACTACGTTTCCTCAATCTTCGTTCGAATCAGCTCATTGGATCCATTCCTAGCCAACTCAGTTCATTGTTGAGTTTAACTCATCTATTGCTTAGTCTTAACAACCTAACTGGAAGCATCCCAGAATGGATAGGAAACCTTTCATCTTTGAATAGTCTTTATCTTTCTAACAACAATTTTCAAGGAAGCATACCCAATGAGCTCAGGCGTCTAACAGGCTTGACAGAACTCTCACTTGGGTTGAATAATCTGTCTGGTATGGTCCCTTCTTCAATTTATAATATGTCTTCCCTAAGCGGTTTTACTGTTTCTAACAACCAGCTGCATGGAGAGCTACCGCCAAATCTCGGCATTACTCTTCCTAATCTAGAGCAATTTTACTGTGGTGGCAACAACTTCACTGGAACAATTCCTGCATCGTTGTCAAATGCTTCAAGACTTATTGGTCTTGATTTTTCAGGAAATGGTCTATACGGGCCACTCCCTGCTGAAAATCTGGGAAGGTTGCAAAGCTTACTTTGGCTAAACCTTGAACAAAACAGACTGGGAAGTGGGAAGGCTAACGACCTCAACTTTATTAGCTTCTTGGCTAATTGTACTAGTCTGGAGATGTTGGATCTTGCAAGTAATAATTTTGGAGGAGAATTGCCAGGATCCGTATCCAATCTTTCTACCCAACTACAATATATTGTTCTGGGACACAATTTGATACATGGAAGCATCCCCAATGGCATTGGAAATCTTGTAAACTTGATCTTTCTAGGAGCAGGATTCAACAAATTGAGTGGTAGTGTCCCTGATGGAATTGCCAAACTTCACAACTTACAAGAGCTGTTTCTGAATGGTAACAAATTTTCTGGGCCAGTCCCATCATTCCTAGGTAACTTGACTTCAATGACAAAGCTCTTTATGGACGACAACGGATTTGAGGGAAGCATACCACCGAGTCTTGGGAACTGCAAAAGGCTGCAAATACTTGACCTTTCTAATAACAGTCTAACGGGCACCATACCCAAAGAGCTTGTTGGGCTTTCATTCGTTGCAATCTATTTGAAAATGTCTAACAATTCTTTGACTGGTGCTCTACCATCAGAAATGGGTGTTTTGATAAATCTCGTACAGCTAGATGTGTCAAGAAACAAGTTATCGGgtgaaatacccaaaacaaTTGGCAGTTGCATTCTATTGGAGAACCTACATTTGGAAGGTAATGAATTTGAAGGAACAATTCCTCAATCTCTGGAAAATTTAAGAGGCTTGGAAGAAATAGATTTCTCTTACAATAACTTATCTGGGCAGATTCCTGGGTTTCTCGGCAACTTTAAATTTCTTAAGCATCTCAATCTTTCACATAATGATTTTGAAGGTGAACTGCCTAAAGAAGGGATCTTTTCAAATGCCACTGAAGTCTCGATCCTCGGAAATGATAAGCTATGTGGTGGCATCCCAGAATTACTTCTACCAGCATGCTCCAGCCAAAAAGCTCATTCATCTCGAGGACTACTTACCCGAAAAGTAATCATCCCAGTAACTTGTGGACTTGCACTCATAATTACTTTGTCATGCTTCATTGCTGCTCGTTCAATGGTGAAAAAGTCAAGAGGTAGACCTGGGATTTTACAATCATATAAGGATTGGAAATTAGGTGTCTCTTATTCAGAACTCGTTCATTCAACTAACGGGTTCTCTGTGGACAATCTGATTGGTTTGGGAAGCTTTGGTTCAGTTTACAAAGGAGTAGTCCCTAGTGATGGAACAACAGTTGCCATTAAGGTATTCAACCTTCAACAACCAGGATCTTTCAAGAGCTTCCTTGATGAATGCAATGCTTTAAGAAGTATAAGGCACCGTAATCTTCTCAAAATCATAACTGCATGCTCAAGCATTGATAATCAAGGTAATGACTTCAGAAGTCTAGTTTTCAAGTACATGGCAAATGGAAGTCTAGACTCATGGCTGCATCCAAGAGATGATGTGCAATCTCAATGTAAGAGATTGAGCCTCATCCAAAGACTCACCATTGCAATTGATGTTGCTTCTGCATTAGATTATCTCCACCATCATTGTGAAACGTCCATCGCTCATTGTGATCTAAAGCCAAGCAATGTCCTTCTTGATGAAGATATGGTAGCCCATGTTGGTGACTTTGGTTTAGCAAGGTTCCTTCTTGAAGCATCAAATAATCCTTCTGAAAGTCAAAGCATATCAACTGGACTAAAGGGTTCCATAGGCTACATACCTCCAG AGTATGGCATGGGAGGCCAAGTTTCGATACTAGGAGATATTTATAGCTACGGAATATTGTTGCTAGAAATGTTCACAGGAAAAAGGCCTACCGATGACATGTTTAGAGATAATCTAAGCATTCAACAATTCACTGCCAAGGGGTTGCCTGACCATGCCATTGACGTAGCTGACCCTTCATTGCTCCTTGAAAGAGATGATGCAGAGGCTGATGATGACAGATATGGCGCCGATGACATACAAGAAAGGCCAATTACAAGATATCGAGATCACGGCCCAGTTCAAGCAAGAAGATTGGAGGAGTGCTTGGTTTCAGTGATGCAAATAGGACTCTCATGCTCTGCAATATCTCAAGGAGAGCGGATGCGTATGGATGTCGTTGTTAACAAAATGAAGACAATTAGAGACTCATATCTCAGTTTAAGATGA